From Erwinia sp. HDF1-3R, one genomic window encodes:
- a CDS encoding ABC transporter substrate-binding protein has product MAKFSLSTRLRQAAALMVMAGCAFGAQAKIEQVRFAVDPSYPPFESKTPQGKLVGFDIDLGNALCEQMQAKCVWVENQFDGMIPALKARKFDGILSDMGITEERMKQIDFSVPLYDTHVQLIARKGSGLLPTAGSLKGKTVGVEQGTIQERYARAKWQPYGVNVVPYGDQAQVESDLVSGRLDAVFTDAAQAAIGFLKRPQGQDFALAGPVVEDPLIGPGTAIGLRKGDTELKTAIDNAYAEIRKNGTFDTIQKRYFATDISVKQ; this is encoded by the coding sequence ATGGCAAAATTCTCGCTTTCTACCCGTCTGCGCCAGGCGGCCGCCCTGATGGTTATGGCCGGTTGTGCATTCGGCGCTCAGGCTAAAATTGAACAGGTTCGCTTCGCGGTTGACCCGAGCTACCCACCCTTTGAGTCGAAGACGCCACAGGGCAAGCTGGTCGGTTTTGATATCGATCTCGGCAACGCCCTCTGCGAACAGATGCAGGCTAAGTGCGTATGGGTCGAGAATCAGTTTGACGGGATGATCCCGGCGCTGAAGGCGCGGAAGTTTGACGGCATTCTGTCGGATATGGGCATCACCGAAGAGCGCATGAAGCAGATCGATTTTAGCGTCCCGCTGTACGATACCCACGTCCAGCTGATTGCCCGTAAAGGCTCCGGTCTGCTCCCTACCGCCGGGTCACTTAAGGGTAAAACCGTTGGCGTGGAGCAGGGAACAATTCAGGAACGCTATGCCCGTGCTAAATGGCAGCCGTATGGCGTCAACGTGGTGCCCTACGGCGACCAGGCTCAGGTGGAGAGCGATCTGGTGTCTGGCCGTCTTGATGCGGTCTTCACCGACGCCGCCCAGGCCGCAATTGGCTTCCTGAAGCGTCCGCAGGGTCAGGATTTTGCGCTGGCCGGTCCGGTGGTTGAGGATCCGCTTATCGGTCCGGGCACCGCCATCGGCCTGCGTAAGGGCGATACTGAATTGAAAACCGCTATAGACAATGCTTATGCAGAAATCCGCAAAAACGGCACCTTCGATACAATCCAGAAGCGCTATTTTGCGACTGATATCTCGGTAAAACAGTAA
- a CDS encoding succinylglutamate desuccinylase/aspartoacylase family protein — translation MQQRHHPLLSASLGTQREIISYHFGNPSSRQVYIQAALHGDELPGVAVAWYLKQKLLALESDDRLAAQITLVPVANPIALGQHWHGTHLGRFDTASGQDFNRQFPALGPALAAQLTQRLTQDPEQNRLLIRQAIDDYFNSHPPVTELASQRHTLMQMACKADLMIDLHCDWEALPHLYTTPQAWPAIEPLARYIGSEVQLIAEVSGGEPFDEACCEPWQYLLRTLGDRFPLPDGLLPVTLELRGVRDVSHIQAEKDADAIISALTLGGFIYGVAPALPALPHPAVPLAGCEYITAPHSGVILHRRSLGEWIMPGEVVADILDPLTDTLTPLTAAFGGRLYARNGGRFATAGMLVTRLAGDEACREGDLLVP, via the coding sequence ATGCAACAGCGCCACCACCCTCTGCTCAGCGCCTCGCTGGGAACCCAGCGTGAAATCATCAGCTACCATTTTGGCAACCCCTCATCCCGTCAGGTCTATATTCAGGCCGCGCTACACGGCGATGAGCTGCCGGGCGTGGCGGTGGCCTGGTATTTAAAACAGAAGCTGCTGGCGCTGGAATCCGATGACCGGCTGGCGGCGCAGATAACCCTGGTGCCGGTTGCCAACCCGATAGCCCTCGGACAGCACTGGCATGGCACACACCTGGGACGCTTTGATACCGCCTCGGGGCAGGATTTTAATCGCCAGTTTCCGGCGCTCGGCCCCGCCCTTGCCGCCCAGCTGACGCAGCGGCTAACGCAGGATCCTGAGCAGAATCGCCTGCTAATCCGCCAGGCGATAGATGACTACTTCAACAGTCACCCTCCGGTCACCGAGCTGGCCTCTCAGCGGCATACGCTGATGCAGATGGCCTGTAAGGCGGACCTGATGATTGATCTGCACTGCGACTGGGAAGCCCTGCCGCATCTCTACACCACGCCACAGGCCTGGCCCGCCATCGAACCGCTGGCGCGCTATATAGGCAGCGAGGTGCAGCTGATCGCCGAGGTATCGGGCGGCGAACCTTTTGATGAAGCCTGCTGCGAACCCTGGCAATATCTGCTGCGCACCCTGGGCGACCGCTTTCCGCTACCCGACGGGCTACTGCCGGTGACGCTGGAGCTGCGGGGCGTCAGAGATGTCAGTCATATTCAGGCAGAGAAAGACGCCGATGCGATAATCAGCGCCCTGACCCTGGGCGGGTTTATTTATGGTGTAGCACCCGCCCTGCCGGCGCTGCCGCATCCCGCCGTGCCGCTGGCAGGCTGCGAATACATCACGGCGCCCCACTCCGGCGTGATACTTCATCGCCGCAGCCTGGGTGAGTGGATTATGCCGGGCGAGGTGGTCGCCGATATCCTCGACCCGTTAACGGACACGCTTACGCCGCTAACCGCCGCATTTGGCGGCAGACTTTATGCACGCAACGGAGGACGGTTCGCCACCGCCGGTATGCTGGTGACCCGTCTGGCAGGGGATGAAGCCTGCCGCGAGGGGGATTTGCTGGTGCCCTGA
- a CDS encoding Kdo hydroxylase family protein, with translation MSDTSISLNTATLTHPLSRWGAERAESVVGELEQGKVIYLPQLAFALTGQELALLDPAIVDPKRKNISYQPLKDKLTGVAAAEQEPAVRALLKRHYQSSLQLIAAILPEYKQVLHTPTNSLRVHPVKAWSQSTSWRKDDSRLHVDAFPSRPNYGERILRIFTNIHPAGESRNWRVGETFPSLAARFLPRLKSYSPLSSWLQDAVGITKSRRSHYDHLMLQMHDAMKADTDYQKQGPQVAIDFPTGSSWICFSDQTPHAAMGGQFMLEQTFLLPVDAMQNPQHSPLRVLEGLLGKPLI, from the coding sequence ATGTCGGATACAAGCATCTCTCTTAATACCGCTACGCTTACTCATCCGCTTTCCCGATGGGGGGCCGAGCGCGCCGAATCCGTTGTTGGCGAGCTGGAACAGGGCAAAGTGATTTATCTGCCACAGCTGGCATTCGCGCTGACCGGGCAGGAACTGGCATTATTGGATCCCGCCATTGTTGATCCTAAGCGTAAGAACATTAGCTATCAGCCTTTGAAGGATAAGCTTACCGGCGTTGCCGCCGCTGAGCAGGAACCGGCCGTGCGGGCGCTGCTTAAGCGCCATTACCAGTCCAGTTTGCAGCTGATCGCTGCTATTCTTCCCGAATATAAGCAGGTGCTGCATACGCCCACTAACAGCCTTCGCGTTCATCCGGTTAAGGCATGGTCGCAAAGTACCTCGTGGCGCAAAGACGACAGTCGTCTGCACGTCGATGCGTTTCCTTCCCGCCCCAATTATGGCGAGCGGATCCTGCGTATTTTTACCAACATTCATCCAGCCGGTGAAAGCCGTAACTGGCGGGTGGGCGAGACATTCCCGTCGCTGGCCGCACGCTTCTTACCACGTCTGAAATCCTACTCGCCGTTGAGCAGCTGGCTGCAAGATGCTGTAGGCATCACCAAAAGCCGCCGCAGCCACTACGATCATCTGATGCTGCAAATGCATGACGCCATGAAGGCTGATACTGATTACCAGAAGCAGGGTCCACAGGTGGCCATCGACTTCCCTACGGGCAGTAGCTGGATCTGCTTCTCAGACCAAACGCCGCATGCGGCGATGGGCGGCCAGTTCATGCTGGAGCAAACCTTTCTGCTGCCGGTTGATGCGATGCAGAACCCCCAGCATTCGCCGTTACGGGTGCTGGAAGGGTTGCTGGGTAAGCCGTTAATTTAA
- the rfbD gene encoding dTDP-4-dehydrorhamnose reductase has protein sequence MRVFLTGAAGQVGKCFQSLVNKTYPNVTLLATDRNQLDITDERAVEAIIAVFKPDVIINAAAYTAVDRAESERQLAFAVNAQAVGHLARAAKKHHVHLIHISTDYVFSAEAYTPIKEDHPCQPQNIYGLSKLAGESEAMACPHATIIRTSWVFSEFGNNFLKTMLRLADTHPTINVVADQIGCPTYAGDIASLLMKIIFSPEKPQGIYHYCGSGAVSWYDFARVILEQAWSDKMIAVKPALNAITTEHYQTPAKRPLYSVLNTGKISVSGFPPEPWLKSVPVVLAQLRKGSQL, from the coding sequence ATGAGGGTATTTTTAACCGGTGCAGCAGGTCAGGTGGGGAAATGTTTCCAGAGTTTGGTTAATAAAACCTATCCTAATGTTACTTTATTAGCGACTGATCGTAATCAGTTGGATATTACTGATGAAAGGGCAGTCGAGGCTATCATCGCGGTGTTCAAACCCGATGTCATCATCAATGCTGCGGCCTATACGGCTGTCGATCGGGCTGAAAGTGAACGTCAGCTTGCGTTTGCGGTGAATGCGCAAGCGGTGGGACATCTCGCGAGAGCAGCGAAAAAACATCATGTGCATTTGATCCATATATCAACTGACTATGTTTTCAGCGCTGAAGCGTATACGCCTATAAAAGAGGATCACCCGTGTCAGCCACAAAATATCTATGGACTCAGTAAACTGGCTGGTGAAAGTGAAGCTATGGCCTGTCCGCATGCCACTATCATCAGAACGTCCTGGGTTTTTAGCGAATTTGGTAATAACTTTTTGAAAACGATGCTGCGCCTGGCGGATACCCACCCTACAATCAATGTGGTTGCCGATCAAATTGGATGCCCGACTTACGCCGGAGATATCGCTTCACTGCTCATGAAGATAATTTTTTCCCCTGAAAAGCCGCAGGGTATTTACCATTACTGTGGTAGCGGGGCGGTGAGTTGGTATGATTTTGCCAGGGTTATTCTGGAACAGGCCTGGTCAGATAAAATGATCGCCGTTAAGCCAGCATTAAATGCGATAACGACCGAACACTATCAGACACCCGCAAAGAGACCGTTGTACTCTGTGCTTAATACCGGGAAAATTTCTGTTTCTGGATTTCCACCAGAACCCTGGTTGAAATCAGTGCCAGTCGTACTGGCCCAACTTAGGAAAGGGTCTCAGCTGTAG
- the rfbC gene encoding dTDP-4-dehydrorhamnose 3,5-epimerase, with the protein MNVIESRIDGVKLLHPRVFEDERGFFLETYTKESYQQILNTELNFVQDNHSRSYKHVLRGLHFQTSRPQGKLVRVVRGKVFDVAIDIRPESPTFGQWEGVYLDEADKAQFWLPPGLAHGFVVLSDYADFEYKCTDYYDPAGEACLLWNDPDIGIEWPVESPLLSPKDAQGKLFKEIFR; encoded by the coding sequence ATGAATGTTATTGAATCGCGCATAGATGGCGTAAAGCTTCTCCATCCCAGAGTATTCGAGGACGAAAGAGGTTTCTTCCTTGAAACTTATACAAAAGAGAGCTACCAGCAAATATTAAATACCGAGCTGAATTTTGTGCAGGATAATCATTCCCGCTCCTATAAGCACGTTTTGCGGGGTCTCCATTTTCAGACCTCACGTCCTCAGGGGAAGCTGGTGAGGGTGGTGCGGGGGAAAGTTTTTGATGTGGCAATCGATATCCGTCCAGAATCTCCAACGTTTGGGCAGTGGGAAGGCGTGTATCTGGATGAAGCGGATAAAGCGCAGTTCTGGCTTCCTCCGGGCCTTGCACACGGCTTCGTTGTCCTGTCTGACTATGCGGATTTCGAATACAAATGTACCGACTACTACGACCCTGCAGGGGAGGCGTGTCTTCTGTGGAACGATCCCGATATCGGTATTGAGTGGCCAGTTGAATCACCCCTTTTATCCCCAAAGGATGCGCAGGGTAAGCTATTTAAGGAGATATTTCGATGA